The sequence CAGGAAATTCACAGAAACGGACAAGGACTCTCTCAGAGCCGGCTCGCAGGCTTGCCGTCATGACGACGACCTCGCCCCAGGGGCGTACCGAACTGCTCAGGCCGGACCGCACCCCCGTCCGGGTCCTGGTCGTGGACGACGAGGCCCCGCTCGCGGAGCTGCTGTCCATGGCGCTTCGTTACGAGGGCTGGGAGGTGCGCAGCGCCGGGGACGGCGCCGACGCCGTGCGGACGGCCAGGGACTTCCGGCCCGACGCGGTGATCCTCGACGTGATGCTGCCCGACATGGACGGCCTCGCCGTCCTCGGCAGGCTGCGCCGGGAGCTGTCCGACGTGCCGGTGCTGTTCCTGACCGCGCGGGACTCCGTGGAGGACCGGATCGCCGGGCTCACGGCGGGCGGCGACGACTACGTCACCAAGCCGTTCAGCCTGGAGGAGGTCGTGGCCCGGCTGCGCGGCCTGATCCGGCGTTCGGGCACGGCGGCGGTGCGCAGCGAGTCCCAGCTCGTCGTGGGCGATCTGATGCTGGACGAGGACAGCCACGAGGTGAGCCGGGGCGGGAAGAACATCCACCTGACGGCGACCGAGTTCGAGCTGCTGCGGTTCCTGATGCGCAATCCGCGCCGGGTGCTGAGCAAGGCACAGATCCTGGACCGGGTCTGGAACTACGACTTCGGCGGCCAGGCCAACGTGGTCGAGCTGTACATCTCCTACCTGCGCAAGAAGATCGACGCGGGCCGCACGCCCATGATCCACACCCGGCGCGGGGCGGGATACCTGATCAAGCCCGGTGAGTAGCCGCGCGGGCCGGCCCTGGACGCTGCGCACCCGCCTCGTGGTCTCGGCGGTGACCCTGATCGCGGTGGTCGCCGCCGTGATCGGCTCGGTGACCGCCATCGCCTTCCACAGCTACATGTACGGGAAGCTGGACGACCAGCTGCGGGACATCGCGGTCCGCGCGGAACGCGTGCCGGGCGCGCCGGGCCCGGGAGGCCCCAAGAGCCCGGACGGCGCTTCGGACCGCGACCCGCTCGCCTTCATCGGCATGGGCGGCCAGCCCCTCCGGACGTTCGGCGCGCTGGTGGAGGACGGCGCCATCGCCGACTCCGCGGTGGTGAAGGACGGCGGCCCCGACGCCGCCGAGAACACGCGGCCGCTGACCGGGGCGCAGCAAAAGGCCCTCACGGCGGCCGGTGTCACCGCGGACAACAGCGCGCACGACGTCGAGCTGCCCGGTCTGGGCGGCTACCGGGTACGGGCGGTGCCCGCGGGCGACGGCGGGTCCGTCCTGGTCGGCATCCCCACCACGGAGGTGAGCCGCGCGCTGGGCACCCTGATCCTGGTCGAGGTCTGCGTGACCGGCGCGGGGCTCGTCGCGGCGGGGATCGCGGGCGCGGCGATGGTCGGGGTGGCTCTCCGCCCCCTGCGCCGGGTGGCCGCCACGGCGACCCGGGTCTCCGAACTCCCCCTGCACAGCGGCGAGGTGGCCCTGTTCGAGCGGGTCCCGGAGGCCGAGGCGGACCCGCGCACGGAGGTCGGCCAGGTCGGCGCGGCCCTCAACCGGATGCTGGGCCACGTCGGCTCCGCGCTGGACGCGCGGCAGCGCAGCGAGACGCGGGTGCGCCAGTTCGTCGCGGACGCCAGCCACGAGCTGCGCACCCCGCTCGCCTCGATACGCGGCTATGCCGAACTCACCCGGCGCGGCCGCGAGGAGACGGGGCCCGACACCCGGCACGCGCTGGGCCGTATCGAGTCCGAGGCGCAGCGCATGACGGGCATGGTCGAGGACCTGCTCCTGCTGGCCCGCCTGGACGCGGGCCGCCCGCTCTCGTGCGAGAGCACCGATCTCTCGCCGCTCGTCGTGGACGCGGTGAGCGACGCCCGAGCCGCGGACCGCGCCGCACACCACTGGCGGCTGGACCTCCCCGACACCCCGGCCACCCTCCACGCCGACCCCACCCGTATCCAACAGGTCCTGGTCAACCTCCTGGCCAACGCCCGCACCCACACCCCACCCGGCACCACGGTCACCACCCGCGTCCTGGCGGCCCCCGGCAACCCGTGGGTCACCCTGGAGGTCCAGGACAACGGCCCCGGCATCCCGCCCGACCTCCTTCCCCACGTCTTCGAACGCTTCGCCCGGGGCGACGCCTCCCGCTCCCGCAGCGCCGGCTCGACGGGCCTCGGCCTGGCCATCGTCCAGGCGGTGGTGGCGGCGCACGGGGGCGGCACGGAGGTCCGTTCGGTCCCGGGGGAGACGGTGTTCGCGGTGCGTCTGCCGGCGGAGCGGGAGGATGCGGACGGCCCCCGCCGGGTGGCGGGGGCCGGGCACGCGGGGTAGCCGGGCAGCACATCCGCCGGGCCACCGCCCGCTCAGTGGCTGTCGGTTCTCCTTTCGAGGCGGGTGCCGTCGCGAAGGGTGATCGACATCAGGTCGCTGGGGGCCTCCAGTTCCAGGCGGTGCCAGCGGCCGCGGGGGACGATCACGGCGGTGCCTTCCCGCAACCGCACCACCTCCTCGGGGCCTCCGGGCGCGTCGGGACGGAAGTGGAGGCGGACACCGCCTGTCAGGCAGCAGACGGCCTCCTCGGCCTCCGGGTGCGTCTCCCAGTGGTCGGCGTGGACGTCGGCGTCGGTCTCCACGTGGAACGCGGCGATCTGCCAGGTGCCGGAGCCGTCGCCCGTCATCTGCCGTGCGGCGGCCCGGACATCGCCGTCGGGGCCGAAGTGCAGTGCGGAGGCGAAGAGGTCGATGGGGGTGGACGTCATGACGGTGTTCCTTCCAGCTGGTTCTCTGCGGGTGCGGTGGACTGCGGGAGAGGTACGACGGCCCGGCGGCGCGGCAGCACACCGATCGCCACGACCGCCGCGAGCAGGAAGAAGGCGGCGGCGACGGCCAGGCCCAGGGCGTAGCCGTCGTTGAGGGCGGCGGGTTCGGTGGCCGCGCCGGTGTGGTGCGCGGCGAGGGTGGCCAGGGCGGCCAGACCGATGGAGCCGCCCAGTTGGCGCGAGCTGTTCATGAGACCGGAGGCCATGCCGGCCTCACGCGCGGCGACGCCGGTGGTCGCCGCGGCGGCGACCGGGGCCAGGACCAGTCCGGCGCCGACGCTGGTGACGAGGGAGGGGCCGAGCACGTCGGTGAGGAAGCTGCCGTCGGGGCTGATGAGGGCGAACCAGGCCAGGCCCGCGGCGGCCAGCAGGGCGCCGGGCACCAGGGACACACGGGGGGTGCGTGCCACGGTGACGCGGGTCGCGACGACGGTCCCCGCGACGAGGCCCAGGGAGAAGGGCAGGAACGCGATGCCGGTCGCCGCGGCACCCATGCCCAGGACCTGCTGCATGTACAGGGACACGAAGTAGAACGCCGTGAACTGTCCGGCCGCGGCCAGGAACACCAGCACGTTCGCCCCGGCGACCCAGCGGCTGCGCAGCAGGCCGAGGCGCAGCAGCGGTGCGCCGGACCTGGACTCCACGAGGACGAAGGCGGCCAGCAGCACGGCCGCGGCGGCGAGGGTCGTCCATGTGACCGGGGAGCCCCAGCCAAGGGTGTCGGTGCGGACGACACCGAGCACCAGCAGCCCGACTCCGCCGGTCGCCAGGACGGCGCCCAGCGAGTCCAGCCTTTCGCGCCGGGCGGGTGCCGCCCCGGCGGGCACCCCTGCGGGGATGAGCGCGAGAGCCGCCATGACGATGGGCAGGTTGATCAGCATGACCCAGCGCCAGCCCGCGTACTCGGTCAGCAAGCCGCCTGCCAGCACGCCCAGTGCGCCGCCCGCGGCGGTTACCGCGCTCCACACTCCGAGCGCGCGGACCCGCCGGGGGCCTTCGGCGAAGGTGGTGGTGAGCATGGCCAGCGCGGCCGGCGCGGCCGCGGCGGCGCCCAGGCCCTGCCCGGCGCGTGCGGCGATCAGCTGCCAGGGCGTCTGGGCCAGCCCGCCCGCCAGGGAGCACAGCCCGAAGGCGGTCAGTCCCAGCACGAACATCCGGCGCCGGCCGTACAGGTCGCAAGCGCGGCCCCCCAGCAGCAGGAAGCCGCCGAACGTGAGCGCGTAGACGTGCACGACCCACGACAGGTCGAGCGGCGCGAATCCCAGGGACGTGCGGATCGCGGGCAAGGCGACGTTGACCACGGACATGTCCAGGGCGACGACGAACTGGGCGACGGCTGCTGCGGCCAGCACGATGGCCGGCCTCTCCCGAGAGTTTCTATACATGTAAGAAAAGTTAGCGCCGGGGATGGCCGCTGTCGACACCTGGGGGATGATGGGGTGCATGCCGCAACCGTCCGCACCACGCAAAACCCTGGGCCGGCCTCCCCGTATCTCCCGTGAGGAGATCGTCGAGACGGCCCGCCGGATCGTGACCGAGGGAGGCGTGGGCCGGCTGACCATGCGGCGGCTGGCCACAGAGGTCGGCAGTACGCCGATGGCGCTCTACCACCACGTCCGCGACAAGGAGGAACTGCTCGTCCTCCTGCTGGACGACTACGCCGCCCGGACCCTCCGCCGGCCCGAACTGCCGGCCCACCCCCGCGAGCGGATCGTCGTCGCCGCCACCGCGATCCACGAGGCGCTCGCCGCCTGTCCCTGGATCGTGGAGGTGCTGACCGCCGACGACCTGATGTCCACATCCGCGCTGTGGTTCGTCGAGCAGATCGTCGACGGCCT comes from Streptomyces sp. Mut1 and encodes:
- a CDS encoding TetR/AcrR family transcriptional regulator, which produces MPQPSAPRKTLGRPPRISREEIVETARRIVTEGGVGRLTMRRLATEVGSTPMALYHHVRDKEELLVLLLDDYAARTLRRPELPAHPRERIVVAATAIHEALAACPWIVEVLTADDLMSTSALWFVEQIVDGLVECGLSLDGAVHGYRSIWYYTAGEIVVRTTAARRRADDDRATYREQVFADLDPAELPRLAQAADRWAPLTAEDTYRDGLRALVDGLLAGR
- a CDS encoding MFS transporter, which produces MYRNSRERPAIVLAAAAVAQFVVALDMSVVNVALPAIRTSLGFAPLDLSWVVHVYALTFGGFLLLGGRACDLYGRRRMFVLGLTAFGLCSLAGGLAQTPWQLIAARAGQGLGAAAAAPAALAMLTTTFAEGPRRVRALGVWSAVTAAGGALGVLAGGLLTEYAGWRWVMLINLPIVMAALALIPAGVPAGAAPARRERLDSLGAVLATGGVGLLVLGVVRTDTLGWGSPVTWTTLAAAAVLLAAFVLVESRSGAPLLRLGLLRSRWVAGANVLVFLAAAGQFTAFYFVSLYMQQVLGMGAAATGIAFLPFSLGLVAGTVVATRVTVARTPRVSLVPGALLAAAGLAWFALISPDGSFLTDVLGPSLVTSVGAGLVLAPVAAAATTGVAAREAGMASGLMNSSRQLGGSIGLAALATLAAHHTGAATEPAALNDGYALGLAVAAAFFLLAAVVAIGVLPRRRAVVPLPQSTAPAENQLEGTPS
- a CDS encoding sensor histidine kinase, with the translated sequence MSSRAGRPWTLRTRLVVSAVTLIAVVAAVIGSVTAIAFHSYMYGKLDDQLRDIAVRAERVPGAPGPGGPKSPDGASDRDPLAFIGMGGQPLRTFGALVEDGAIADSAVVKDGGPDAAENTRPLTGAQQKALTAAGVTADNSAHDVELPGLGGYRVRAVPAGDGGSVLVGIPTTEVSRALGTLILVEVCVTGAGLVAAGIAGAAMVGVALRPLRRVAATATRVSELPLHSGEVALFERVPEAEADPRTEVGQVGAALNRMLGHVGSALDARQRSETRVRQFVADASHELRTPLASIRGYAELTRRGREETGPDTRHALGRIESEAQRMTGMVEDLLLLARLDAGRPLSCESTDLSPLVVDAVSDARAADRAAHHWRLDLPDTPATLHADPTRIQQVLVNLLANARTHTPPGTTVTTRVLAAPGNPWVTLEVQDNGPGIPPDLLPHVFERFARGDASRSRSAGSTGLGLAIVQAVVAAHGGGTEVRSVPGETVFAVRLPAEREDADGPRRVAGAGHAG
- a CDS encoding response regulator transcription factor is translated as MTTTSPQGRTELLRPDRTPVRVLVVDDEAPLAELLSMALRYEGWEVRSAGDGADAVRTARDFRPDAVILDVMLPDMDGLAVLGRLRRELSDVPVLFLTARDSVEDRIAGLTAGGDDYVTKPFSLEEVVARLRGLIRRSGTAAVRSESQLVVGDLMLDEDSHEVSRGGKNIHLTATEFELLRFLMRNPRRVLSKAQILDRVWNYDFGGQANVVELYISYLRKKIDAGRTPMIHTRRGAGYLIKPGE
- a CDS encoding cupin domain-containing protein → MTSTPIDLFASALHFGPDGDVRAAARQMTGDGSGTWQIAAFHVETDADVHADHWETHPEAEEAVCCLTGGVRLHFRPDAPGGPEEVVRLREGTAVIVPRGRWHRLELEAPSDLMSITLRDGTRLERRTDSH